GTTTTTGTAGTACATTCCTCCTTCATTGTACCAAATCTTTAGACAGTGAAATTTACAGCAAGCAGGAGCTACAGAGCTTTGAATCTGTCCCAGAGAGGAAAATTGCAATGTTCAAGGATGGTGTAAGTGAACTTAGTGGAACTGTATAAAGATTATTGAAAGCATTTTATTCTAGTAAAAGTACTACCTTTGACAGCATCAAAGTTTTAAatcctgcttaaaaaaaaaactatagtaGTCTTTCATTCAGTTATTGCATGAAATAGTTACTGCTTTGCAGTGTGGTAAAGCAGCAAGATGTGCTATAAATGAATGTACTTGGTTGTGGATCAAGTCAATAGACGTGAATCTTGTTTGGCTACACTGAAAACATTAACCTTTATACACTCTAAACACACTCCCACTTGCCCCATATCAAACACTACTCCAACCTTAATTATAATTAGGGAGCCAATATCCCAAGCAATTGATTTGCTACAGAATTTCAATTTGTGGtggctatttttattttggtggaATATTTGGTATAGACCTAATGTCTTAGAATGAGATAAGGAACATATGAGATgctagatttgtattttatgctATTAAACTATTTCCCCCCTCCTCCTGTAATGTTTAAACCAATTTTATACTCTTATTGTCCACTTGGTATTGATTAATAAGTACTTAAATGTTAACTTCCACAATAATGGAGTTATATACTTCAGTCCTTGTTGCTCTGGTTTCAGTCAAGCCTAAAAACCCAAgtaattttgctttgttttaaaagaaagtCTAATGATCAAGAGGCAACCATACCTCCAATAAAGGTATAAACAGTCTAAATGTCTATAAATGTAAATAACTTACTTTTTTCCTGGATCAAGCTTGTTTGAGAATTCCAATATTTAAGATTCTTAAATGTTAGGAATGCTTTGACTAATTTTTCTACATAGATGTTTTATAATCAGATTGAGGTACTTGtacataatttaataaaagTTCAGACTTGTTACATAAAGGCATTGTTTTAAGGTATGAAAGACATGGCTACGAACAGAAGCTAAATGAAAAGATTCCATTCCAATGTTAACCACAGTGTAACAAGTTTATTTACTTGCGCAATACATaaatcacaaacaaaaacaaaaatcacaatgCAGTAGTGAAATCTTACTTCcatcacaaaagaaaaaggtttaaaatgtagccttgTATTGCATCTTAATGTAAGTTTCcactaaatttaaaaaaaagcaactCAAACATGCTCTTCGACAGAATATAAAAACCCAGGTTCACAACAATTCAAGGTTTTAAACCTCAAGGAAATGGCTGGAACTCCTTGCAgcttcaaaactgaaaacagcagTCATCTCTTCACCATATTTACAAAAGCATGTTGGTTCATGCATTCAAAAATGTAAGGAACAAATTCTTAAAACTTTCACTCTAGACCCTGGATTGGgccttttatttaattatggcAAATTCTCTCTAGAAACTGAAAGTACATACAAACATAAGTGAAGACCAGGAAATTTAAATTTTGTACACAGGTCTGCAGGTCACATCTAAGGGTGTCTCTGTCTAGACCATCTTCCACCATGGAAAGTACATGTAAATGATTTGACAACCCTGATTCCACATACAGtaagcaaactttttttttttactgcagaTCAAAAGTCCCATTTTAagtagaaaatattttttatacagAACCCACACTTgctacccccctcccccccaccacaaAATTACATTCCCCATCCTCCACTCATATTCATGCTGTTTGACATTCCCCCCATTCCATTCATTCCGATGGAGCCACGACTTCCACTTCCATAGTAGCTGCTGTTCATCCCGCTTTGATTACCTGACAGGAGGGAAGAATAGAAACTTTAATACGTTTAAGGTCATGGTATCTTAATCATCAGTTCACATTCAGAAGATGCATTCAAACATATCCACTGATTCTACCACATAACAATGCATTACATAATCTGGGGGGGcatgggtggggtgggggggagggggaggacaAAATTCAATAAAGTCAGGAAAATCTCAAATCTTTGGTCCTATTAAAATATTTCACTTTTCCAGTTCATAACTGGGACAACTTGtgcaatatttaaattaacatcTACCCATATGCAAAGTGAAGTCTAGTATGACTGCACATAATATCCATGAAGCTGAATTATTAATCTTGCAGGAATTAACAGGATTTATGCAGCTATGTGCTTTGAATATCCCAGCTACAGAATCTTTCTGCAGaccttgttttactttttttgaaAAATTAGAGTAGACATGTAATCTGAAATTGACAGGACAAATGCATTAGGGCAGGGCTGCACAACTCCCATCTTTGAGTACCACAGGCTcttctagttttttttaaataaagcaagTTGCTTAATTGGATTGTTCCCCAATGCATTTAGTTACTGATTTTGAAAGATCTAGGACTGCAACACTTGCAGACAGGAGGGGTGCAACCCATCAGCTGCTTTAGATTGTTAAACAAATTGTGACAGCTTCATATCTCTCTCAGGGCTGTACATTGTTTCCCCCCCATTGTAAAACAGGGTAATTGTTTATTCTGCataagaggaagaaaaaaaaaaaatcattccaGCAGAAGGTAACTATAACCaggagaaataaacaaaaacagggaAAAGCATTCACTTTTAAATCagatttaaatgaaaaagaaatgcagttatggcaaaactaaaaacaaagacacctaaaaatgttgtaaaaagcacacatttatttaagggGGCTGAAAACTCCCATATAAACGAGCAATGGGAAAACACTTGCCGTCTGAGGTAATGGTGCAGTTCTGCTCTTAGATATGGGAAGGGCGTTTTTGTGCAATCACAGTAATAGGATGTTGGATTTGAGTCGTCCCCGGATTtgcttcttgcaatgtgtttgTTCCGGCTGACGTTAGGATAGCGGACCAATCATGTTGTTGTGGATTTGCCAGCCAATAGCTTTCGACGGAAGGTTCATTTTTATGGCACGCTACATCATAGATATGTTTAATGTCCAGGCCTGCATTTGAGAGAAGTTGCAAAGCGGTAGCACAGAAGGAAAGATGTGTACCTTTGACTAAAATAACTTTAATCCATTTAGATGCACATGGCCATACACACCAAACATGCACAAGCTTGTGCTCAATGTGTATTGCTCCATATTCACTGGAGTAGTTTCTATAACTAGGCTTGGAAGGATACGATCATCCATAGTGTTATTACAGTGCACACAAATGAACAAATTATCAAATTCAAAAGaaatcataatttatttttttaaacatatagcTTAGTCCAACATTActgtgtaaaaaacaaaaacagcctaACCAAGGGGgttaaaagaaaggaaaaactaaCCGATGCCTCAACTATATTGTACGGTACAATTATCAGATTACTTCAGATGCCACAAATTTTAAATCCAAGTTCAGTTTCCTTGTGCAAAACCTTAGTAAATCTTGTCCAATGCTATTAAATTAATGGTGATGTCATAATGCCACTATGatgcaattcattaaaatgatagatttCTCTGAAAAGTAGTGCAGCAACAGTGGAATTTGGAAGTTTTATTCCAAATTTGGACCATAAAAAGTTCCACAGGGCTATAGTTGGGAAACAGATGCATGAAAATTAACTGTGGTAaaaatttattaataataattaaaaaaaaaaaaactgaaattccACCATTTGAAATTACAATAGTGTTTTTATAAATTTGGCAAGATGCCCTTACTGaagattttgaaaaataagtttGTCTGACTGCACCAATAACATctttaaaaactaaatgtatacattgatcgccaataaaaataaaaatcgaaTTCTGCCAAGCCTATTTATAACTAAGTACTCATTAGCATCTGTACATAACTGGAATAACCTTTCCAAGCTTTACAGGTGCAGGTGCATACTAAATCAGAAGAACTAACTGGCAAGTGGGCAGGCACTGGGCTTTTTAATTGACAGTGGTACCACCTTACAGAATATGCGTTAAAGCTAACTTGCAAATATTGAGGTttggatggggtggggggggagggtgGGGGTTGTTACAAACAGTTCAAACgctggataaaaaaataaaacaaaatggttgTCTATTAAAAGCATACTCCTATACATCTCCATTATTTGCTCTCAATTTCGTGCTTATATGAAAGCAGTACGTTTCTAACTGGACCCAATGCCCACCCCGAAGAGTAAAAGAGCTGACACTCACTGTACTCACCGTAGCCGCCCAGACTGGTTTGGTTGCTGTAGCCCCCTGTGTACCCACCACCCATCTGCTGGTTACTGGGGCCATAAGTAGACTGGTTTGCTGCAGAGAACAAATACTGTTAACACTACTAGTAACAGCACTAAAGGCAAGAGCAAGCAAACATTACTAAAGCTAGTTCAATCCTGTTCTGCATTAAGTGAATAAAGGGGACAACTCGGGGAGAGGGAAGACAAAAAGTATAGCATTCTAAGACTAGGATTCCCTGTGGGGAAGCATGCGATTAGAGTGGTGCCACTGTAGGGGGGACTCAAGCTTGGCCAGGCCTGTCCTGAATTACCACACAACAGCAACCCCTGTGGGTAAAAAGGCAGGTACTTGAGTGTCACAAGTTCTATTGGACAGATCTGCATTTGGGTGGTGGGACTTCTCACGTGAAAAGTCATAGATGGCATTATTGTTTTTGaagattaatgtatttttcctgtAAGAAGCACTAGGTTTGTAGTGCAAAGAAGCACCAGTGTCTCAGGGATAAGTATTATACAGATTTGATTAAAAGGAGAAAAATCAGCAGACCTACACAGTCTAAACATGGTTAAAACCAAGAAAACATCGCTTAACTACATTTTTGGTTTACTTAAAATAACCTTTTCTCTGAATCAATGTGGCAAGGGCTTTATATTTAGGATTCAGTAAGACAACCCATTtaagtgtacagtgtgtacGAGTTCACAGAAAACAGGCTATACACTCAAATAGGTCACAATGTGTAGTGTACTTATTCgccttggttttatttatttttttcacctgCATTCATTATACTTCTAGCGAATTCATGCTTTAAACTTACCCATTGCCCCCATCATTTGGTTTCCATACGCCCCATTGTTCCCTCCTGCAGTTGAATTCAGGAACAGTTCTACATATCGGTGTTCTGAAATGAGAAGGGAGATACTGAGAACCAAGTGGAATCCATGCACCTGCAAAGCTAAACACTCCAACCAGCAAGAATGTGGAACATCTCATTTTTATGTAATCTGACAGAAGAGCTACAgatattttagaaaaacatctGCTTGAATCGGAGGCTCTTTATTGAAGTTgcttcataaaaaaaataaggaatgaAGTTTGTAGATCTTATTAATCTATTTTCTTTGACAAACCTTTGGGACACAGTGGCAGATGACACCTGAAAGATGCACAATACTTACGCATGTTTGCTTTGTCTTTCGACATGGCCGCCACGGCATCCTCGTGTGTTGCAAACTCTACATCAGCTTCTCCAGTCACTCTGCCATCTGGACCAATCTCTATGTGAACTCGCACTGGGTTCAATGGAGAAAAAAACTGGAAAGGAGAGAAAGATGTCAGGTTGTTGCCAGTATTGAAGATTGCTTTCCATGCTTTAAAGTATGGACTACAACTCTTCTTAAATGTGAACACTTGCCTTAATCTGCTTTGTGCATGGAACAGAAAATTCTACTGCAGCCTTTTGGGAATCTGAGGAATTTCTGCTCCTGCCAGGATTTATGTCCTTAACACTATATGGttataacattttacaaaaccttatctgcttacattttattctgcagTTTTGTTCACAGCAAAACTTTACAAGCAGCCCTCATAATACCTTATATTAGGATTTATGCTTAGTTTTGTCCTGAAAAATTGTAGTATTAACTAGCTTCTCGTTCTTCTCCAAACTACAATACATCCTTGGATTAACTGACTGGAATTATTTGAGTTTAATTTACTGAGTTTTAGAGTCTTGATTTTAAAGGACAATTTGACTGCCACAAAGCTTACAATAAGTACTAGATTGCACAAATTCTCCCACATTGAGCACAGtacaaatacacatacacacagatgcaTTTCACTTCCAAGGTGTGCACATCAGAATTAATTAGTAGATTTCATGTACAATGGGGGGGCTGACAGTATTTTGTCCTCggtcctgggggggggggggggggggaaactgaTGGAGGGTGCAATCGACTGGTAGCTCGCAATTGACCAGTTTGgtctagagcagtggttctcaaacctgtcctggagtaccacctttCCCTGccagtttttgttccaaccaaatTACTCAATTACTTAAGTGAACCCTTAATTCAAgcaatttgattacatttgactaaACTGTGTAACTGATCAAGTTGGTTCCTCAATATTttctttatacaattatatacttaAAACCCCtgccattaaaaaatattaaaggctccaatttaggaaatttgttcaaataagggttcaattaagtaattgagagctcagttgaaaCAACAACCAACAGGGttggtggtactccaggacaggtgtGAGAACCATTTGTCTAGAGGGAATTAAACTGAAATGTTGAATCAAATGGAATTGTCCCCAAACATGAATTTAAGAATGTTTTTATGCTAATCCTATAGCACAAGTATTCAGTGAAAGTGGATGTGTGAACTACTGCAAACTTTAATAGCAAACTATTTCCATTTTGCTTTTCAAATCACAGCACTTGCACAATTCCCCAGAGTGAATCTGCAATGTCTCTTAATTGTTTGACTAGAATCCCAATTCTAAATCTTTAAAGTTGAGAATTAATTCACCGCATCAGATGAATATCCAGAGCTTAATTTCATAATTGCAGAATACATAATATGCATCACAAATGGCTCAGCACTGATTTGTATTTAGCAGGAACAAACTTACATTGTAAATGTCCGTCTCTGTGGCCCTGTAGGGCAGCCCCCTCATATGCACACAATGTCCAGTAGTGCTCTGAAAAGTGGAACTGCCATCTCCATAGCGGCCATCTGACACTCCTAATGGGAAGAAAGGAAAAAGATTGTTGCATTAAATGCCCAGTCCCACCTCCCCTTCAAAAGGTTAACTAGAAAGAACCTCTCTTGTACTCCTAAAAGCCTTCTGCCTAATATCCCCtatcattgaaataaaataaaaacctaattGTCTCAGCAGATTTAAGTCGGATTATTTTAGTCTGTTCTATTAGTGGTAACCAAAGGCATgaatataataaaaaagattTAACATGCCTTCAGTACCTCGTCCAAACCGCTGGTCGGAGCCATAACCATAGCCATCACTGTATCCATTGTAGTCATCATAACTACCATAGCCTGAAAAACAAGAGTGAtcagctttatatatatattatatatatatatatataaaaaaactggTCTAAACACCAGTCCTGAAACACTTGCACCAGTAATGTTAGCATTACAAACAGGCATAGACGCCTTTAAAGCAAATGTTTAGCCGATCCAATTCTAAGCACCTACGACTGACAACTGTCAACCAAAAAAAGGCTACCCAAGCCTTTCAGCATTTTGAGATGGAACGAGCAAACGTCCTTTCAATGCTGAAAAATAACCTGCACTTCTAAGCTAGCCACAATGTTCATAAACCACTACTCTTGGATGGAGACCCTAAAACTGAAGCGGGGCCACTCTGAAGGTTTTAAAGTGTCGCTGGAGCCAAACACCTACCGCCTCCGTATCCTCCACGGCGCAGCCTGTCGTAAGAGCCACCACGCCCCATGTTGTTGTATCCCCTTCCACCGCCTGGTCTGTCATAGGGCCCCGGGCGCTGCATGCCCATGGCCTTCCGGGGCGGCTCATAATGGGTACGCACCTCTGCCCGGCTACTCTTGAAAATCTCAATATACCTAAGATTGTATACAATAAATTAGGGGCAATGTACCAACAAGCAACAGCCATTTTGCACATTCAGGTCACAAACTTCcaatttaaatttgatttcCCTCCAATGCCAAGATTTAACAGGTCAATAAAAGGTAACTAACAGCATAACAGTTCCTATTCTCACAGCCTTCTAAGAAAAGCTGCAAAAATCCTTTCAGCTAAAATTGAAaggtcctttaaaaaaaaaaaaaaaaaaacctgattaAATGTTTTTCCCCAAAGACAGCTagatttcaaaaacaaatgttgacATTAAATtgacatttcatttgttttgaaaaaaatgttttaatataaacaagaaaataactTTTCTTATGGTTACCTGGAAGACCTAAGCAACAACTTTGCATCTTATGTTATTGCCATACTCCCTTAGAGATTCTGTATTTATAACCTACACTTCATTCAACCAGTAAAAAGACATCTGCTTTACCAGGTGCAGTACACTTTTACCCAGTCTACAGATTACCTCTAGTTGCAGAATCCAAGTTGTCCCCTTGCTTGATGTGGCACTCACTGATAAATTGTATGTCCATGAAAAACATTCAGTTCATAAAAGTGCTGAGCGACCAGATTTAATGGttacaagtaaaataaaattgctTCAGGACTTCCAACATAAGGAACTTTCACCATCTACAATTATTCATGCAGTGCTACAtttcatttgtcttttttttatattaaaagtgAATATTGCAGAGAAATGGCTACTTCTGTAATGTTTATACCATTTATACTCAAACAGTAGTTCAGGAAAACGGCAATCTCATTTAAACGGTTATCAGACTGACCTCTTTAGATTATCCTGCACATTGTTTGATTCCCATTGGGTTCTTATAAACTAATTTAGGTTGCCTCTCCTCCATTCACTCAGACAAATGAAATCACAAGATCAAATAAACTTAAAATAgaaacaattggaaacagcATTGAACCCTTTCAAATTTAACAAACTAACTGCAAAGTCATTCTTCATTTAGCTCTTGCAAAACATTGTAGTTCTCCGTGCCCGACTTCTTTCGGCAAATCTGGTAAAAACATCATCTgaacaatgcatttattttttttaatgtggtaTGAATATAAAAGTACAAATATTTGCAATATTTAAATTCAATATACAAGACAAATGTAGCACTACCTGAATAACTATAGATGT
This is a stretch of genomic DNA from Amia ocellicauda isolate fAmiCal2 chromosome 11, fAmiCal2.hap1, whole genome shotgun sequence. It encodes these proteins:
- the LOC136762837 gene encoding heterogeneous nuclear ribonucleoprotein H isoform X6, giving the protein MSEGEGFVVRVRGLPWSCSVDEVQRFFSDCKIANDATSIHFTYTREGRPSGEAFVELETEEDLKIAVKKDRETMGHRYVEVFKSNNVEMDWVLKHTGPNCPESSGDGLVRLRGLPFGCSKEEIVQFFSGLEIVPNGITLPVDFQGRSTGEAFVQFASQDIAEKALKKHKERIGHRYIEIFKSSRAEVRTHYEPPRKAMGMQRPGPYDRPGGGRGYNNMGRGGSYDRLRRGGYGGGYGSYDDYNGYSDGYGYGSDQRFGRGTEGVSDGRYGDGSSTFQSTTGHCVHMRGLPYRATETDIYNFFSPLNPVRVHIEIGPDGRVTGEADVEFATHEDAVAAMSKDKANMQHRYVELFLNSTAGGNNGAYGNQMMGAMANQSTYGPSNQQMGGGYTGGYSNQTSLGGYGNQSGMNSSYYGSGSRGSIGMNGMGGMSNSMNMSGGWGM
- the LOC136762837 gene encoding heterogeneous nuclear ribonucleoprotein H isoform X2 codes for the protein MSEGEGFVVRVRGLPWSCSVDEVQRFFSDCKIANDATSIHFTYTREGRPSGEAFVELETEEDLKIAVKKDRETMGHRYVEVFKSNNVEMDWVLKHTGPNCPESSGDGLVRLRGLPFGCSKEEIVQFFSGLEIVPNGITLPVDFQGRSTGEAFVQFASQDIAEKALKKHKERIGHRYIEIFKSSRAEVRTHYEPPRKAMGMQRPGPYDRPGGGRGYNNMGRGGSYDRLRRGGYGGGYGSYDDYNGYSDGYGYGSDQRFGRGVSDGRYGDGSSTFQSTTGHCVHMRGLPYRATETDIYNFFSPLNPVRVHIEIGPDGRVTGEADVEFATHEDAVAAMSKDKANMQHRYVELFLNSTAGGNNGAYGNQMMGAMANQSTYGPSNQQMGGGYTGGYSNQTSLGGYGEYSLDIKHIYDVACHKNEPSVESYWLANPQQHDWSAILTSAGTNTLQEANPGTTQIQHPITVIAQKRPSHI
- the LOC136762837 gene encoding heterogeneous nuclear ribonucleoprotein H isoform X1, which codes for MSEGEGFVVRVRGLPWSCSVDEVQRFFSDCKIANDATSIHFTYTREGRPSGEAFVELETEEDLKIAVKKDRETMGHRYVEVFKSNNVEMDWVLKHTGPNCPESSGDGLVRLRGLPFGCSKEEIVQFFSGLEIVPNGITLPVDFQGRSTGEAFVQFASQDIAEKALKKHKERIGHRYIEIFKSSRAEVRTHYEPPRKAMGMQRPGPYDRPGGGRGYNNMGRGGSYDRLRRGGYGGGYGSYDDYNGYSDGYGYGSDQRFGRGTEGVSDGRYGDGSSTFQSTTGHCVHMRGLPYRATETDIYNFFSPLNPVRVHIEIGPDGRVTGEADVEFATHEDAVAAMSKDKANMQHRYVELFLNSTAGGNNGAYGNQMMGAMANQSTYGPSNQQMGGGYTGGYSNQTSLGGYGEYSLDIKHIYDVACHKNEPSVESYWLANPQQHDWSAILTSAGTNTLQEANPGTTQIQHPITVIAQKRPSHI
- the LOC136762837 gene encoding heterogeneous nuclear ribonucleoprotein H isoform X8; translation: MSEGEGFVVRVRGLPWSCSVDEVQRFFSDCKIANDATSIHFTYTREGRPSGEAFVELETEEDLKIAVKKDRETMGHRYVEVFKSNNVEMDWVLKHTGPNCPESSGDGLVRLRGLPFGCSKEEIVQFFSGLEIVPNGITLPVDFQGRSTGEAFVQFASQDIAEKALKKHKERIGHRYIEIFKSSRAEVRTHYEPPRKAMGMQRPGPYDRPGGGRGYNNMGRGGSYDRLRRGGYGGGVSDGRYGDGSSTFQSTTGHCVHMRGLPYRATETDIYNFFSPLNPVRVHIEIGPDGRVTGEADVEFATHEDAVAAMSKDKANMQHRYVELFLNSTAGGNNGAYGNQMMGAMANQSTYGPSNQQMGGGYTGGYSNQTSLGGYGEYSNQSGMNSSYYGSGSRGSIGMNGMGGMSNSMNMSGGWGM
- the LOC136762837 gene encoding heterogeneous nuclear ribonucleoprotein H isoform X7 — encoded protein: MSEGEGFVVRVRGLPWSCSVDEVQRFFSDCKIANDATSIHFTYTREGRPSGEAFVELETEEDLKIAVKKDRETMGHRYVEVFKSNNVEMDWVLKHTGPNCPESSGDGLVRLRGLPFGCSKEEIVQFFSGLEIVPNGITLPVDFQGRSTGEAFVQFASQDIAEKALKKHKERIGHRYIEIFKSSRAEVRTHYEPPRKAMGMQRPGPYDRPGGGRGYNNMGRGGSYDRLRRGGYGGGYGSYDDYNGYSDGYGYGSDQRFGRGVSDGRYGDGSSTFQSTTGHCVHMRGLPYRATETDIYNFFSPLNPVRVHIEIGPDGRVTGEADVEFATHEDAVAAMSKDKANMQHRYVELFLNSTAGGNNGAYGNQMMGAMANQSTYGPSNQQMGGGYTGGYSNQTSLGGYGNQSGMNSSYYGSGSRGSIGMNGMGGMSNSMNMSGGWGM
- the LOC136762837 gene encoding heterogeneous nuclear ribonucleoprotein H isoform X3, which gives rise to MSEGEGFVVRVRGLPWSCSVDEVQRFFSDCKIANDATSIHFTYTREGRPSGEAFVELETEEDLKIAVKKDRETMGHRYVEVFKSNNVEMDWVLKHTGPNCPESSGDGLVRLRGLPFGCSKEEIVQFFSGLEIVPNGITLPVDFQGRSTGEAFVQFASQDIAEKALKKHKERIGHRYIEIFKSSRAEVRTHYEPPRKAMGMQRPGPYDRPGGGRGYNNMGRGGSYDRLRRGGYGGGYGSYDDYNGYSDGYGYGSDQRFGRGTEGVSDGRYGDGSSTFQSTTGHCVHMRGLPYRATETDIYNFFSPLNPVRVHIEIGPDGRVTGEADVEFATHEDAVAAMSKDKANMQHRYVELFLNSTAGGNNGAYGNQMMGAMANQSTYGPSNQQMGGGYTGGYSNQTSLGGYGLDIKHIYDVACHKNEPSVESYWLANPQQHDWSAILTSAGTNTLQEANPGTTQIQHPITVIAQKRPSHI
- the LOC136762837 gene encoding heterogeneous nuclear ribonucleoprotein H isoform X5; its protein translation is MSEGEGFVVRVRGLPWSCSVDEVQRFFSDCKIANDATSIHFTYTREGRPSGEAFVELETEEDLKIAVKKDRETMGHRYVEVFKSNNVEMDWVLKHTGPNCPESSGDGLVRLRGLPFGCSKEEIVQFFSGLEIVPNGITLPVDFQGRSTGEAFVQFASQDIAEKALKKHKERIGHRYIEIFKSSRAEVRTHYEPPRKAMGMQRPGPYDRPGGGRGYNNMGRGGSYDRLRRGGYGGGYGSYDDYNGYSDGYGYGSDQRFGRGTEGVSDGRYGDGSSTFQSTTGHCVHMRGLPYRATETDIYNFFSPLNPVRVHIEIGPDGRVTGEADVEFATHEDAVAAMSKDKANMQHRYVELFLNSTAGGNNGAYGNQMMGAMANQSTYGPSNQQMGGGYTGGYSNQTSLGGYGEYSNQSGMNSSYYGSGSRGSIGMNGMGGMSNSMNMSGGWGM
- the LOC136762837 gene encoding heterogeneous nuclear ribonucleoprotein H isoform X4, with protein sequence MSEGEGFVVRVRGLPWSCSVDEVQRFFSDCKIANDATSIHFTYTREGRPSGEAFVELETEEDLKIAVKKDRETMGHRYVEVFKSNNVEMDWVLKHTGPNCPESSGDGLVRLRGLPFGCSKEEIVQFFSGLEIVPNGITLPVDFQGRSTGEAFVQFASQDIAEKALKKHKERIGHRYIEIFKSSRAEVRTHYEPPRKAMGMQRPGPYDRPGGGRGYNNMGRGGSYDRLRRGGYGGGVSDGRYGDGSSTFQSTTGHCVHMRGLPYRATETDIYNFFSPLNPVRVHIEIGPDGRVTGEADVEFATHEDAVAAMSKDKANMQHRYVELFLNSTAGGNNGAYGNQMMGAMANQSTYGPSNQQMGGGYTGGYSNQTSLGGYGEYSLDIKHIYDVACHKNEPSVESYWLANPQQHDWSAILTSAGTNTLQEANPGTTQIQHPITVIAQKRPSHI